In a single window of the Notamacropus eugenii isolate mMacEug1 chromosome 4, mMacEug1.pri_v2, whole genome shotgun sequence genome:
- the DOHH gene encoding deoxyhypusine hydroxylase yields the protein MVTEKEVEAIGQTLVDPKQPLQARFRALFTLRGLGGPGAISWISQAFRDESALLKHELAYCLGQMQDARAIPVLVEVLKDTSQEPMVRHEAGEALGAIGNPEVLELLKEYSKDPVIEVAETCQLAVRRLEWLQQNRGEPTGSPYLSVDPAPPAEEKDVGCLRAMLLDESRPLFDRYRAMFALRNAGGKEAALALADGLCCGSALFRHEVGYVLGQLQHEACIPQLTAALASQAENPMVRHECAEALGSIAHPDCLAALRAHAADAERVVRESCEVALDMYAYENGPEFQYANGLSQLHQPSPALGGFS from the exons ATGGTAACAGAGAAGGAAGTAGAGGCCATCGGGCAGACCCTTGTGGATCCCAAGCAGCCCCTGCAGGCCCGTTTCCGGGCCCTGTTCACCCTTCGGGGGCTGGGTGGACCTGGGGCCATTTCCTGGATCAGCCAGGCCTTCAGGGATGAGTCAGCCCTACTGAAGCACGAGTTGGCCTACTGCCTGGGCCAAATGCAGGATGCTAGAGCCATCCCTGTATTAGTGGAGGTACTAAAGGATACGAGCCAGGAGCCTATGGTCCGGCATGAAGCTG gagaGGCTCTGGGAGCCATTGGCAACCCAGAAGTGTTGGAACTCCTGAAGGAATACTCCAAGGATCCTGTCATTGAG GTAGCAGAGACATGCCAGCTGGCAGTGCGACGGCTAGAGTGGCTGCAGCAGAATAGAGGAGAACCCACAGGTAGCCCCTACTTGTCTGTGGACCCAGCCCCACCAGCTGAGGAGAAGGACGTGGGGTGTCTTCGGGCCATGCTCCTGGATGAGTCACGCCCACTCTTTGACCGCTACCGGGCTATGTTTGCTCTGCGAAATGCTGGGGGCAAGGAGGCCGCACTAGCCCTTGCAGACG gtCTGTGCTGTGGCAGTGCTCTTTTCCGCCATGAGGTGGGCTATGTACTGGGCCAGCTGCAACACGAGGCCTGCATACCCCAGCTTACAGCTGCCCTGGCCAGCCAAGCTGAGAACCCCATGGTACGACATGAGTGTGCTGAAGCCTTGGGCTCCATTGCCCACCCCGACTGTCTGGCCGCCCTTCGGGCCCATGCAGCTGATGCGGAACGTGTAGTACGTGAAAGCTGTGAGGTGGCCCTGGATATGTATGCCTATGAGAATGGGCCTGAATTCCAGTATGCCAATGGCCTCAGCCAGCTTCACCAGCCCTCTCCTGCACTGGGCGGATTCTCTTGA
- the SMIM44 gene encoding small integral membrane protein 44 — translation MVGSWGPRHLLEDESEDQTRETPLFEDYRPPALDTVRLPKYVLYLLLAALIVLAVAYAIVGHLIKDLMHDLADWAFGPKPDQPESPRELPSSLEGEDLEELDLELALTWRGEELTVSPEDAPTGDREGRDPPCWPPRPAPRRPSIITFQEPMSQRRLK, via the exons ATGGTGGGGAGCTGGGGCCCTCGGCACCTGCTGGAAGACGAGTCTGAGGATCAAACACGGGAGACACCCCTATTTGAGGACTACCGACCTCCTGCTCTAGATACTGTGCGCTTGCCCAAGTATGTGCTGTACCTACTGCTGGCAGCCCTCATTGTCCTAGCTGTGGCCTATGCCATTGTTGGGCATCTCATCAAAGACCTCATGCATGACCTTGCTG ATTGGGCCTTTGGGCCGAAGCCAGACCAGCCTGAGTCCCCAAGGGAACTCCCCAGTAGCCTAGAAGGTGAAGACCTGGAGGAGCTAGATCTAGAGCTGGCCCTGACCTGGCGTGGGGAAGAGCTGACCGTCTCACCAGAGGATGCCCCAACTGGGGACAGGGAGGGCCGGGATCCCCCCTGCTGGCCTCCCCGCCCTGCCCCTCGACGCCCCTCCATCATCACCTTCCAAGAGCCAATGTCCCAGCGAAGGCTAAAGTAG
- the SMIM24 gene encoding small integral membrane protein 24, with translation MIEKWSTENEKSHSFTVELSHLGSQRPQRVKREKKVRYPEQLVGVSEEWGLQSPINDHSPTNSPHSPPPPTSAPSTLAYLGWSHLFSFLLQQSMQRETRRKDPGQTDQPQLLGPMELPEIIFVLSTLLLSSVDAQEVTERRLQPWLTGLTAVVGFLFIVFVLMLAKRFWCSKERNMDEEEEVGKAQSTVNTYENIQMRTTSKSPKEKGSHTNEALETDEKATASTDENKYTFL, from the exons ATGATAGAGAAGTGGTCAACTGAGAATGAAAAGTCTCATTCTTTTACTGTGGAACTCAGCCACTTAGGATCTCAAAGGCCACAGAGggttaaaagggaaaaaaaggtgcGGTACCCTGAGCAGCTGGTGGGTGTGAGTGAGGAGTGGGGCCTTCAGAGTCCAATAAATGATCACTCTCCTACCAACTCTCcacactcccccccacccccaacctctgCCCCTTCCACATTAGCTTATCTGGGGTGGAGCCATCTCTTCAGCTTCCTTCTGCAGCAGTCAATGCAGAGGGAGACCAGACGCAAGGACCCTGGACAGACTGACCAGCCACAGCTGCTTGGCCCCATGGAGCTCCCTGAGATCATCTTTGTACTCTCCACACTGTTGCTGTCATCAGTGGACGCCCAAGAAG TGACTGAGAGGAGGCTGCAGCCCTGGCTGACGGGTCTGACAGCTGTTGTGGGCTTTCTCTTCATCGTCTTCGTCCTCATGCTGGCCAAACGGTTTTGGTGTTCCAAGGAGAG gAACATGGATGAAGAAGAGGAGGTTGGAAAAGCCCAATCAACAGTGAACACCTATGAAAACATTCAAATGAG GACAACATCCAAGTCACCAAAGGAGAAGGGAAGCCATACCAATGAAGCCTTGGAAACAGATGAAAAGGCCACTGCCAGCACAGATGAGAACAAATATACTTTCTTGTGA